In Trichoderma atroviride chromosome 2, complete sequence, one DNA window encodes the following:
- a CDS encoding uncharacterized protein (EggNog:ENOG41) → MADLSLLRFLCASLYRNCSKAGSRIWLVAEQTVSSPGQLKRLSWVHSLAEAHEDGIKTVEVVITTYLDLGACINACAPEKHFKTAEEKQSYVHLTLPTCQSEHATSTKPPKCPVCPGTVFHYEPTSDPYVTRTSTADWQTPSVSTIHPTCHGCEGTVIICEPKATKYPNPTTFTCEGAGPNGDKVTIPGWGPGDPSTVVIGSHGFTDHFVTVTVPGWGKEAEAPTHTRLPTGYNGKPQSGSHPIVVVGNPGREPITITAPGAKPDGPRVTLPPIERGKPPIVVIEPSRPSKGHGAEQGHGEEHGYSEDHGHGQEQGHSQEHGHDWENSNDEEQGRGHGEQNGHSQEHGHGQGQGRGKENGHDWENGNDEEEDRGHGKQNHGQEQGQENGNDEEQDRGHGEHNGHGQERSHGQGHGHGEQHGSGENHGNGENHGSGENHGSGKQHGHGSHGRPDVAVGPNGAIDIDGDGKPDLVILPGGGVDLNGDGRADTTVDPQGGIDIDGDGRPDISLHPHATTGNNTPGAIGNGTNGFVLPTAFLGVGTPIDTNGDGVPDVYIGPNGDVDLDGDGVPDLVIDPNGAVDLNGDGIPDAMVGLNGGVDTDGDGIPNLTILLTTGAGNNDPSLIGAPVYAVGSGIPQTAIGADGRIDLNGDGRPDIQIGLNGLVDLNLDGIPDTIIRPDGGIDLNGDGKPDLFVGLGNIANLGPGNPPNVTGGSNTTGGVLPDVRINGTSIIGAPVDLNGDGLPDVQITPGGGIDTNSDGEPDIIILNGGGVDNNDGDPDIIILLGSLPGGVVGNAGNTLASVLANLGAGTFVDLNGDGIPDTTVGIGGGIDTNGDGIPDIIISADGGVDINHDGIPDVVIGLDGGIDTNGDGEPDIFVMTRLLDELLSGLINSLDLPPLDFATGFQLGVGSRVDLNGDGLPDTTIGSGGRINLSGNGILSITILPGGGVDINGDGKPDRIISLNGGIDLSGDGLSDIQILPGGILNGTLPGGIFNGTLPGGILNGTLPGGILNGTLPGGILNGTFPGGILNGTLPGGILNGTLPGGILNGTLPGGIFNSTLPGSILNGTLPGEILNGTLPGGILNGTLPEGILNGTLPGEILNGTLPGILNSTLPGILNGTLPGILNGTLPGILNGTLPGILNGTLPGSIILNGTLPGGILNVTLPGGPLNGTLSGDLGTLLGDLLNNTLPGLLNSTLPGLLNSTLPGLLNSTLPGLLNSTLGNINNTLPGVLNRTLPGLLNGTIGNLNNTLPGLLNSTLGDLNTILPGLLNATLPAS, encoded by the exons ATGGCCGATCTCTCGCTCCTTA GGTTCTTGTGCGCTTCTCTCTACCGTAACTGCTCAAAGGCTGGTTCCAGAATATGGCTAGTCGCCGAGCAGACGGTATCCTCTCCTGGGCAGCTAAAGCGGCTGTCCTGGGTTCACTCTTTAGCGGAGGCTCacgaagatggcatcaagacCGTTGAAGTTGTTATTACGACTTATCTTGACTTAGGTGCTTGCATCAACGCATGTGCTCCAGAGAAACACTTCAAGACTGCCGAGGAGAAGCAGTCTTACGTGCATCTCACTCTGCCCACTTGTCAATCAGAGCACGCAACCTCAACGAAACCTCCTAAATGCCCCGTCTGCCCGGGAACTGTCTTTCATTACGAACCTACTAGCGATCCTTATGTTACACGCACGTCTACTGCCGATTGGCAGACACCTTCTGTCTCTACTATTCACCCTACctgccatggctgcgagGGCACTGTCATTATCTGCGAACCAAAAGCTACCAAGTATCCGAATCCAACAACTTTTACATGCGAAGGGGCTGGCCCCAACGGTGATAAAGTCACTATTCCGGGCTGGGGTCCTGGAGATCCCTCAACAGTCGTTATCGGCTCTCATGGCTTTACGGATCATTTCGTAACGGTTACTGTGCCAGGATGgggcaaagaagctgaagctccGACTCACACCCGTCTTCCAACCGGTTACAACGGAAAGCCTCAATCTGGTTCACATCCAATTGTGGTTGTTGGCAACCCTGGACGCGAACCAATTACCATTACCGCTCCCGGTGCAAAGCCTGATGGTCCACGAGTCACCCTGCCGCCGATTGAGCGTGGTAAGCCCCCCATCGTGGTTATAGAGCCATCAAGACCGTCAAAAGGCCACGGTGCGGAACAAGGCCATGGTGAAGAACATGGCTACAGTGAAGACCACGGTCATGGTCAAGAGCAAGGGCACAGTCAAGAACATGGCCATGACTGGGAAAACAGCAATGACGAAGAACAAGGCCGTGGCCACGGTGAACAAAATGGTCACAGCCAGGAACATGGCCAcggtcaagggcaaggccgTGGCAAAGAGAACGGCCATGACTGGGAAAACGgcaatgacgaagaagaagaccgCGGCCACGGTAAACAAAATCACGGTCAAGAGCAAGGTCAAGAGAACGGCAATGACGAAGAACAAGACCGTGGCCACGGCGAACACAATGGCCACGGCCAGGAACGGAGTCATGGTCAAGGACACGGCCATGGTGAACAGCATGGCAGTGGTGAAAATCATGGCAATGGTGAAAATCATGGCAGTGGTGAAAATCATGGCAGTGGTAAGCAACACGGTCACGGCAGTCATGGTAGGCCGGATGTGGCTGTCGGCCCTAACGGCGCCATCGAcattgatggcgatggaaagCCAGATCTGGTCATCTTACCTGGCGGCGGAGTGGATCTGAACGGCGATGGACGGGCTGATACTACCGTTGACCCTCAGGGTGGCATTGACATTGACGGGGATGGGAGACCGGATATATCGCTGCACCCTCATGCTACCACTGGTAACAACACACCTGGAGCCATTGGAAACGGAACTAATGGCTTTGTTCTTCCAACCGCGTTTCTAGGTGTTGGCACTCCCATAGATAcaaatggcgatggcgtACCAGATGTTTATATTGGGCCTAACGGTGATGTCGACCTTGACGGTGACGGCGTTCCAGATCTCGTGATTGATCCTAACGGCGCTGTTGATCTAAATGGCGATGGCATCCCAGACGCCATGGTTGGCCTGAATGGTGGCGTGGATACTGATGGAGACGGTATACCTAACTTGACAATCTTGTTGACAACGGGTGCCGGAAACAATGACCCTTCTCTCATAGGAGCACCTGTCTATGCTGTTGGTAGCGGCATACCCCAGACAGCAATCGGCGCTGATGGAAGAATCGATCTAAATGGTGATGGAAGGCCGGATATTCAAATTGGTTTGAATGGGTTAGTTGATCTTAATCTCGATGGCATACCAGACACCATAATCCGCCCTGATGGAGGTATCGATCTAAACGGCGATGGCAAGCCCGATTTGTTTGTCGGCCTTGGCAATATTGCAAACCTCGGTCCGGGCAATCCACCAAATGTTACTGGAGGCAGCAACACAACTGGCGGCGTTCTGCCTGACGTTAGGATTAATGGCACGTCCATTATTGGCGCGCCTGTTGACCTCAACGGTGATGGGCTGCCTGATGTTCAGATTACTCCTGGTGGAGGCATCGACACGAATTCAGATGGAGAACcagacatcatcatcctgAATGGCGGGGGAGTCGACAACAATG ATGGCGACCCTGATATAATTATTTTGCTTGGTAGCTTGCCTGGCGGTGTGGTAGGAAACGCTGGCAATACTCTGGCCTCAGTTCTCGCAAATCTGGGTGCTGGTACATTTGTTGATCTCAATGGGGACGGCATTCCCGATACCACCGTTGGCATTGGAGGCGGCATTGACACCAACGGCGACGGCATTCCCGATATCATCATTTCcgctgatggcggcgtggaCATTAATCACGATGGAATCCCTGATGTTGTcattggccttgatggaggCATTGACACCAACGGCGATGGGGAACCTGACATCTTCGTTATGACTAGGCTCCTTGATGAATTGCTTTCTGGTCTAATCAACAGTCTTGATCTTCCGCCTCTTGACTTTGCTACCGGATTTCAACTTGGCGTCGGCTCTCGTGTCGATCTCAACGGAGATGGATTGCCGGACACTACAATTGGCTCTGGAGGTCGCATCAATCTTAGCGGTAACGGCATTCTCAGCATTACTATTCTACCAGGTGGAGGCGTGGATATTAACGGAGATGGAAAACCCGATCGCATTATCAGCCTTAATGGAGGCATTGACCTCAGTGGTGATGGCCTCTCTGATATCCAAATCTTGCCTGGAGGTATCCTCAATGGAACTTTGCCCGGAGGTATCTTTAACGGCACTTTGCCTGGAGGCATTCTTAACGGCACTTTGCCTGGAGGCATTCTTAACGGCACTCTGCCTGGAGGGATCCTAAATGGAACATTCCCCGGAGGTATCCTCAATGGAACTTTACCTGGAGGTATTCTCAACGGCACTTTACCTGGAGGGATCCTAAATGGAACATTGCCCGGAGGTATCTTTAACAGCACTCTCCCCGGTAGCATCCTCAACGGCACTTTACCTGGAGAAATTCTTAACGGCACTCTGCCTGGAGGCATTTTAAATGGGACTTTGCCTGAAGGCATTCTCAACGGCACTTTACCTGGAGAAATTCTTAATGGCACTCTGCCTGGCATTCTCAACAGCACTTTGCCAGGTATTCTCAACGGCACTTTACCTGGCATTCTCAACGGCACTTTACCTGGCATTCTCAACGGCACTTTGCCAGGTATTCTCAACGGCACTCTCCCCGGAAGCATTATCCTCAACGGCACTCTGCCTGGAGGCATTTTAAATGTCACCTTACCTGGCGGTCCACTTAACGGTACTCTGTCTGGTGACCTTGGAACTCTACTTGGCGACCTTTTGAATAACACTTTACCTGGTCTTTTGAACAGCACTTTGCCTGGTCTTTTGAACAGCACTTTACCTGGTCTTTTGAACAGTACTTTACCTGGTCTTTTAAACAGCACTCTTggtaatattaataatactcTTCCAGGTGTATTAAATAGAACTTTACCAGGCCTCTTAAACGGGACTATTGGCAATCTTAACAACACTCTGCCCGGCCTTTTAAACAGCACTCTTGGCGATCTTAATACTATTCTACCAGGCCTCCTAAATGCAACCCTTCCAGCCTCCTAG
- a CDS encoding uncharacterized protein (EggNog:ENOG41): MHIILTGATGLVGSGVLDAMIKAKDITKISILSRKPVQMAADSKDPRISVIIHQDFENYDSKVLEQLQGAKACVWALGISQTKVSAEEYVKITKDYTIAAAKSFATLTTTPSEPFRFIYVSGEGATQTPGRFSAIFARVKGETEKQLSDLTAEMPTSLRADSVRPGFVDARQHKAVLPYIPDPGMGYKVGAALLTPLLPLMKGMHSPTDHLGAFLTNMAMGKLDSQLEGPGAFKLGNSWIVGAAGVRRVSGF, from the coding sequence atgcACATCATTCTAACTGGCGCAACGGGTCTCGTGGGATCGGGTGTCTTGGACGCCATGATCAAGGCCAAAGACATCACCAAAATCTCCATTCTCAGTCGCAAGCCGGTTCAGATGGCTGCTGATTCCAAAGACCCTCGAATCAGCGTCATCATTCATCAGGACTTTGAAAATTACGACTCCAAGGTATtggagcagcttcaaggCGCAAAGGCCTGTGTCTGGGCCCTGGGTATCAGCCAGACCAAGGTCAGCGCAGAAGAATACGTCAAGATCACCAAGGATTACACCATTGCCGCTGCAAAGTCTTTCGCTACcttgacgacgacgccatCAGAGCCCTTCCGGTTCATCTATGTATCAGGCGAGGGCGCTACGCAGACCCCGGGCCGATTCTCGGCCATTTTTGCTCGCGTCAAGGGAGAGACTGAGAAACAGCTGAGTGACTTGACGGCTGAGATGCCGACGAGCTTGCGTGCAGACTCTGTGAGGCCAGGGTTTGTGGATGCCAGACAGCACAAAGCTGTCCTGCCTTATATTCCGGATCCCGGCATGGGTTACAAGGTTGGAGCAGCATTACTGACGCCTTTATTACCGCTGATGAAGGGAATGCACTCCCCGACCGATCACCTGGGAGCTTTCTTGACAAACATGGCCATGGGGAAATTGGACTCCCAGCTGGAGGGCCCGGGTGCGTTTAAACTTGGCAACTCATGGATTGTTGGGGCTGCTGGTGTCAGAAGAGTCTCTGgattttga
- a CDS encoding uncharacterized protein (EggNog:ENOG41~TransMembrane:7 (o6-27i39-59o65-90i110-133o145-166i178-199o219-238i)), translating into MINSHESLGIAQIVFYVPIVPTAIWLFRRNGKNRPRMAWWCLIPFSLMRLAGGPVLIAFEQKPSIGLYVAAIILLNVGVVPLILATLGYVRIVLLDNYSSNPRANKIGRILRFCIFVAIGLLSAGGGVSSIGTPSAMNTSRALSLVGYILFAVILGVLIAMMSYFWRKKHTLLPSSQAILRGGLLASPFLIIRTVFGLLEVAFQNSATSHFSPVEGNAVAFALMALLPEYIAILTYIYTGFSIPPDRGVPAAVETITESADKSSV; encoded by the exons ATGATCAACTCTCACGAATCCCTAGGCATCGCCCAAATCGTCTTCTACGTGCCCATCGTCCCAACTGCCATCTGGCTCTTTCGACGCAATGGCAAAAACCGCCCACGCATGGCCTGGTGGTGCTTGATTCCTTTCAGTCTAA TGCGTCTGGCTGGTGGTCCCGTCCTCATCGCCTTTGAGCAGAAGCCCAGCATCGGACTCTACGTCGCAGCCATTATCCTCCTCAACGTCGGTGTTGTCCCTCTTATTTTAGCTACTCTGGGTTATGTACGCATCGT CCTCCTCGACAACTACAGTTCCAATCCCCGAGCGAATAAAATCGGCCGCATCCTACGCTTCtgcatcttcgtcgccatCGGCCTCCTTTCTGCCGGCGGAGGTGTCAGCTCCATCGGCACACCATCCGCCATGAACACCAGCCGTGCGCTCTCTCTCGTCGGATACATCCTATTTGCCGTCATCCTCGgcgtcctcatcgccatgatgTCGTATTTCTGGAGAAAGAAGCACACCCTTCTCCCCAGTAGCCAAGCC ATCTTACGTGGTGGCCTCCTTGCATCCCCCTTTCTCATCATCCGTACCGTCTTCGGTCTTCTTGAAGTCGCGTTCCAAAACAGTGCTACCTCGCACTTTAGCCCCGTCGAGGGCAATGCTGTCGCCTTTGCGCTAATGGCCCTGCTGCCAGAATACATCGCCATACTCACTTATATCTACACCGGTTTCTCCATTCCTCCCGATCGAGGTGTTCCGGCTGCCGTAGAGACAATTACCGAGTCCGCTGATAAGAGCAGTGTCTAA
- a CDS encoding uncharacterized protein (EggNog:ENOG41), protein MMDLDEFSDDGFDDLTDNVLQELENNAIQSTQAQHAHHAFTQEADQLDYAWGQEDDDLDTTEVINDAGVAVGRPIVDKTLRQQQPARPSIPPVPNPRWNPAIDAAAARPGAPLAERPRMTSVRPMNQPFMASQRFPDSSQSAARPQTAQLAAMPMPSQAQSGPMVTALQKRIRILEAELNAARGETSILRSNSTKAQQNYDEQIARLRNLNAEQLQKQEKAMEAAIAAEKHANTELQFMQRDMKEANDRARRKEPAAINMTTPKKASKTWGFADGFDEMDIAASPSKGQGRSKTAGSVATNIGERTPSKGKRKRPVSESPMKPLDIHTGDAEMSEDIKPVSQLALQQPIVVAAPTAPFDFLQIILDHGFAQGQPPTFDILSRISFPSDPNTSFSTLIFERLPLMGNPYQPMQLLVDFTEQIIILWTRCFEEQFWEPIKYLVSLIAFTFQLHTSSVAPLIISRLVPVAQTIIFTVAEGPSRLSDGAVANNDDHAILEQQIDTSHILSLLYTASLACATTPTETEEGVKYTSAAFWKLISLDFTLLLLMPKQKTTDIIGMLDLLATSSLPDSIGPISDEKDTPSVARVVIERVSAKLMEHPRATTTPVQKRSVRLAALRTLVTFARYEFGAQQLASHDNAIPRLVACLSTSIDELYDQPIPPSILPPLPDAMTSSSLKFSESTTSAELYRIISQCVTLIHTLATDPCTANLAEITRKLSLSHGGSQRYLIALGRLTFAEEDLVMEAGIDGEVVEAAHELLEMAVTPDEGEIVSEAFGA, encoded by the exons ATGATGGATCTCGACGAGTTTTCCGATGACGGGTTCGACGACCTGACCGACAATGTGCTCCAAGAGCTCGAGAACAACGCCATTCAGTCCACCCAGGCCCAGCATGCCCATCATGCCTTCACGCAGGAGGCAGACCAGCTCGACTATGCCTGGGGGCaggaggacgacgacttGGACACCACCGAGGTGATCAACGACGCCGGTGTTGCCGTGGGCAGGCCAATTGTCGACAAGACGCTGCGACAACAACAGCCCGCACGGCCTTCCATTCCTCCTGTGCCCAATCCGCGATGGAATCCCGCGATTGACGCTGCGGCCGCCAGGCCAGGAGCTCCCTTGGCGGAGCGGCCTCGAATGACGAGCGTTCGGCCCATGAATCAGCCGTTCATGGCATCTCAGCGGTTCCCCGATTCCTCACAAAGTGCAGCTCGCCCTCAGACTGCGCAGCTTGCGGcgatgccaatgccatcCCAAGCGCAGTCTGGACCCATGGTGACGGCGTTGCAAAAGCGAATTCGTATTTTGGAAGCCGAGCTCAATGCGGCCCGCGGCGAAACTTCCATACTTCGCTCAAACTCTACAAAGGCGCAGCAAAACTATGATGAGCAGATTGCCCGCCTCCGAAACCTCAACGCCGAACAACTACAGAAACAGGAAAAGGCAATGGAAGCGGCCATAGCGGCGGAGAAGCATGCCAACACGGAGCTCCAGTTCATGCAGCGCGATATGAAAGAGGCTAATGACCGAGCCCGCAGAAAGGAGCCTGCCGCCATCAACATGACGACGCCGAAAAAGGCCAGCAAGACATGGGGCTTTGCGGATGGCTTTGACGAGATGGACATTGCTGCAAGTCCGAGCAAAGGTCAAGGGAGAAGCAAGACTGCTGGCTCCGTTGCTACCAACATTGGAGAGCGAACGCCGAGTAAAGGGAAGCGGAAGCGCCCTGTATCAGAGTCTCCCATGAAGCCTCTTGATATACACACGGGCGATGCAGAAATGAGTGAGGACATAAAGCCGGTGTCTCAGCTGGCTTTGCAGCAACCAATCGTAGTGGCAGCTCCCACAGCTCCATTTGAC TTTTTGCAAATTATTCTCGATCACGGCTTTGCCCAAGGGCAGCCCCCAACTTTCGACATTCTCTCTCGCATCTCCTTCCCTTCTGACCCAAATACATCCTTCTCAACCCTCATATTCGAAAGACTTCCTCTGATGGGTAACCCCTATCAGCCAATGCAGCTTCTCGTTGATTTTACAGAGCAAATCATCATCCTATGGACTAGGTGCTTTGAAGAGCAGTTTTGGGAACCTATTAAATATCTTGTATCGCTCATCGCCTTCACCTTTCAGCTCCACACCTCTTCTGTTGCTcccctcatcatctccagacTTGTGCCAGTGGCACAGACGATAATATTTACCGTTGCGGAAGGGCCCTCGCGCCTTTCCGATGGCGCAGTAGCCAACAACGATGACCATGCCATCTTGGAACAGCAAATAGATACGAGTCATATTCTGTCCTTGCTTTACACTGCGTCCTTGGCATGTGCGACAACCCCCACCGAGACTGAAGAGGGGGTTAAATACACTTCTGCTGCGTTTTGGAAACTCATCTCTCTTGActtcactcttcttcttttgatgccCAAGCAGAAAACTACCGATATCATTGGAATGCTTGATCTGCTAGCGACATCCTCGCTTCCCGACTCCATCGGCCCTATATCTGACGAAAAAGATACGCCATCAGTGGCGCGAGTTGTCATTGAGCGAGTATCTGCTAAACTGATGGAGCATCCCCGTGCTACAACGACCCCTGTCCAGAAACGAAGCGTACGACTGGCTGCTCTTCGAACGTTGGTTACCTTTGCAAGATATGAATTTGGTGCCCAGCAGTTGGCATCTCACGATAACGCCATCCCACGCTTAGTGGCTTGCTTGAGCACATCTATTGACGAGCTTTATGATCAGCCTATCCCTCCCAGCAttctcccccctcttccCGATGCCATGACGTCTTCATCGCTGAAGTTTTCCGAGTCTACAACTTCCGCTGAGCTATATCGCATCATCTCCCAATGCGTGACGCTTATCCACACTCTAGCTACAGACCCGTGTACAGCCAATTTGGCCGAAATCACTCGAAAACTTTCACTTTCGCACGGAGGCAGCCAGCGATATCTCATTGCTTTGGGAAGACTGAcctttgctgaagaagatctAGTCATGGAGGCGGGGATTGACGGCGAGGTCGTTGAGGCGGCCCATGAGCTACTAGAAATGGCCGTGACGCCGGATGAGGGAGAAATTGTGAGCGAGGCTTTTGGAGCATAA
- a CDS encoding uncharacterized protein (BUSCO:EOG092D1NDG~TransMembrane:8 (i73-92o98-120i132-152o172-189i201-219o225-246i267-286o342-362i)) gives MARSKRGGKSPMKSANGQFSGSEGRRSSFSDKSEEGSPTRTRAQNQAKLAVVEEKPTTAAEKQAEYEKKKANFWTRTLWTLVMISGFFGALFMGHIYMIAIVTAVQIISFKEVIAIANVPSRARSLRSTKSLNWYFLATTMYFLYGESVIYYFKHIVLVDKVLLPLATHHRFISFMLYVFGFVFFVASLQAGNYKFQFTNFAWTHMALYLIVVQAHFVMNNIFEGMIWFFLPAALVITNDIFAYICGIMFGRTQLIKLSPKKTVEGFVGAWIMTVLFSFLLVNILMRSKYFICPVNDLGANVFTGLKCDVNPAFVPHTYELPQFFFLPPNTSFSLTFAPMQLHALALATFASLIAPFGGFFASGLKRTFKIKDFGDSIPGHGGMTDRMDCQFIMGFFAYMYFHTFIEVHKVSLGSVLETAITSLAPEEQVELVKSMCRYLSNQGLMPQELQACLERATSS, from the exons ATGGCCAGATCAAAGAGAGGGGGCAAGTCCCCCATGAAGAGCGCCAACGGCCAGTTCAGCGGCTCTGAGGGCCGCCGATCGAGCTTCAGCGACAAGAGCGAAGAGGGGTCCCCAACAAGAACCAGGGCGCAGAAccaggccaagctggcgGTTGTCGAAGAG AAGCCCACGACTGCCGCAGAGAAACAGGCCGAgtacgagaagaagaaggcgaatTTCTGGACGCGAACGCTATGGACGCTGGTCATGATCTCTGGCTTCTTCGGCGCATTGTTCATGGGCCACATTTACATGATTGCCATTGTCACTGCGGTCCAGATCATCTCCTTCAAGGAagtcattgccattgccaacgtTCCCAGCCGAGCCAGATCTCTGCGCTCTACCAAGAGCCTGAACTGGTATTTCCTAGCTACCACCATGTATTTCCTCTACGGCGAGAGCGTCATCTACTACTTTAAGCATATTGTCCTTGTTGACAAggtgcttcttcctctggcTACCCACCATCGCTTCATCAGCTTTATGCTCTATGTCTTTG GATTTGTCTTCTTCGTTGCCTCACTTCAAGCCGGCAACTACAAATTCCAATTCACCAACTTTGCTTGGACTCACATGGCCCTGTACCTTATTGTCGTGCAGGCCCATTTCGTCATGAACAACATCTTTGAGGGAATGATTTGGTTCTTCCTGCCAGCGGCCCTGGTCATTACCAACGACATATTTGCCTACATCTGCGGCATCATGTTTGGTCGCACACAACTCATCAAGctctcgccaaagaagacggtTGAAGGATTTGTCGGTGCTTGGATCATGACCGTCCTGTTCTCCTTTTTGCTTGTCAACATCCTGATGCGCTCCAAATACTTTATCTGCCCCGTCAAC GATCTCGGCGCCAATGTCTTCACCGGACTCAAATGCGATGTCAATCCCGCCTTCGTGCCTCACACCTACGAGCTCCCacaattcttcttcctgccaCCAAATACCAGCTTCTCCCTGACGTTTGCGCCGATGCAACTGCacgccctggccctggccaCCTTTGCATCTCTCATTGCTCCCTTTGGTGGCTTTTTCGCCTCCGGCCTCAAGCGCActttcaagatcaaggactTTGGCGACTCTATCCCTGGACACGGTGGCATGACGGATCGAATGGATTGCCAGTTCATCATGGGCTTCTttgcctacatgtacttcCACACCTTTATCGAGGTTCACAAGGTTTCTCTGGGCAGCGTCCTAGAGACGGCCATTACCAGCTTGGCCCCCGAGGAGCAGGTCGAGCTAGTCAAGAGCATGTGCCGATATCTCAGCAACCAGGGTCTTATGCCCCAAGAG TTGCAAGCTTGCCTCGAGAGAGCCACGTCTTCATAA
- a CDS encoding uncharacterized protein (TransMembrane:1 (n5-15c20/21o51-70i)~SECRETED:SignalP(1-20)), translating to MAVYCLGLFVFLAVLSLVAAEALPPNSIPAIAYVVPFWTVRTITQSISTRAFSLVVAASSMATLIIVIVTDSTPGNSSIYAATTKQLSYYATVGPTSSNHIK from the exons ATGGCGGTCTATTGCCTCGGCCTGTTTGTGTTTTTGGCTGTGCTGTCgttggtggctgctgaggcaCTTCCTCCCAACTCCATTCCTGCCAT CGCCTACGTCGTTCCCTTCTGGACTGTTAGGACTATTACACAGTCTATTTCCACCAGAGCCTTCAGCCTTGTCGTTGCCGCCAGCTCCATGGCCACACTCATCATTGTCATCGTCACCGATTCTACCCCCGGCAACTCCAGCATCTACGCCGCCACTACCAAACAACTATCTTACTATGCGACCGTCGGTCCAACCTCTTCCAACCACATCAAGTAA
- a CDS encoding uncharacterized protein (EggNog:ENOG41~TransMembrane:1 (i100-120o)): protein MEMRGGETSGWGMTENAEEQCVCSNESFNVAEITGLCASCVNMIANSQNDVEVIMSVCGFPPQQYSPEKDSLASSIHVQATRPAANTGGAKLNGASRSIWGANVGLAAGAAGFVIGVLTML, encoded by the exons atggagatgcggGGGGGTGAAACCAGCGGATGGGGAATGACGGAGAATGCAGAAGAGCAGTGCGTATGCTCCAACGAGAGCTTCAATGTGGCAGAGATTACTGGGCTATGTGCGAGCTGTGTAAATATGATTGCGAATTCACAAAATG ATGTAGAGGTCATCATGTCGGTCTGCGGCTTCCCACCGCAGCAATACAGCCCAGAGAAGGACAGCTTGGCGAGCAGCATCCACGTCCAGGCCACCAGGCCGGCGGCGAATACTGGAGGTGCCAAGTTGAATGGCGCATCTCGGTCAATTTGGGGTGCAAACGTtggactggctgctggcgctgcgggTTTCGTAATCGGTGTGTTAACGATGCTATGA